A stretch of Pseudochaenichthys georgianus chromosome 2, fPseGeo1.2, whole genome shotgun sequence DNA encodes these proteins:
- the LOC117458994 gene encoding basic helix-loop-helix transcription factor scleraxis-like, producing the protein MKSTGNAQHDGFTSDLEDLDSGSDSSDGKSTGDCSPRRDPGEGEAGDRRRRRRRRSSSGGGGDGCLAGVSKQRQAANARERDRTHSVNTAFTSLRTLIPTEPAERKLSKIETLRLASSYISHLTNVLLLGEDCGDGQPCLGYPSILHGSAASLRPICTFCLSNQRKLLRDGGKHSASV; encoded by the exons ATGAAGTCCACAGGCAACGCGCAGCACGACGGCTTCACCTCCGACCTGGAGGACCTGGACAGCGGCAGCGACAGCTCGGACGGGAAGTCCACCGGAGACTGCAGCCCGCGCAGGGACCCGGGTGAGGGGGAGGCCGGTGACCGGAGAAGGAGAAGGCGGAGGCGCAGCAGCAGCGGTGGCGGGGGAGACGGGTGTCTCGCCGGGGTGAGCAAACAGAGGCAGGCGGCCAACGCGCGGGAGCGGGACCGAACGCACAGCGTGAACACGGCCTTCACTTCGCTGCGCACGCTCATCCCCACAGAGCCCGCCGAAAGGAAGCTCTCCAAGATCGAGACGCTGCGCCTGGCCTCGAGCTACATCTCGCACCTGACCAACGTGCTGCTGCTGGGGGAGGACTGCGGGGACGGGCAGCCCTGCCTCGGATACCCGAGCATCCTGCACGGCAGCGCCGCCTCCCTGAGGCCCATCTGCACTTTCTGCCTCAGCAACCAGAGGAAGCTG CTCAGAGATGGAGGGAAACACTCGGCGTCAGTGTGA